A genomic stretch from Thalassophryne amazonica chromosome 18, fThaAma1.1, whole genome shotgun sequence includes:
- the si:ch211-234p6.5 gene encoding pleckstrin homology domain-containing family A member 7 isoform X4, with translation MELEAASRRAQLVRMEDQDRVSQASSVATISYFPVRKESDGKVHTFGKRCQAAKRDPNCPVVIRGWLNKKDSSGLKLWKRRWFVLSNYCLFYYKDSREESVLGSIPLPSYKILFCTPRECKNRKFTFKVVHQGMRSYFFSADTQEDMLGWVRALSQSAAMEPSSSMNRRCSSYQDFTQIGGSSESVEFPRSTCDGEDPAHQPRQVTRTLSEPSHLTGGRKASPHLEHRGRPGVRQRNSSPSPRPPSTPDFSSRRARGPNPDGDSPPYTADSMSPRQTEIRGQLWSRPHTPVGRVDIRPQNDLHSAPASPKLEFKSPPNTLITERWQNPSKPTPTYGSVHYIPSGRRPVGKPSKSDLKEIPPIRPLESDADAVLTRLCGCDKLLQSLSVELAQLQMDKDSVQCALEVSRVQLEEWKSQGPRAQEETLSQKALLQEELVTIRARMCDVSLEMERVWSQYERMESELSVIHSHLQHICNFGMPQEQSQAQRELWMMEDILAGLKVNRDHFRLLLGLQRLHMSAAVMTTHPGATDSPTERLQTGFQKDEKQEPPARPPLPQEIREYNQDQDVDHGWMDSPYEGIYSRFVDPVQRRGKIHPDLLKAPYDARELPPSSKWSMHDTPSQSTKKMKMSEEEQIERMKRNQERLSNRKKPPVPTPGAQIQQSHTREAPEEAPFPLRVTRVVTAVLPSSLVARRVSVEDPPAEIDTPLLEQIPPKFQLKPADQRRKMLNKPPRQLLSDGADQKLPSAETQPIKKASRQQHHRVRRSDASRVEQIRTRDRPGATGHGNITSDVRKQAVDGSSALLTPDVAPDLQVTPEQREAKLRRVDRIRERVTRSAIRESGQALHQLPVMKEGLEDYHWPPTLINDKTRKQRTTSDSKTQDGCRTCGDTTRNQRFYEPVELQLSLDEDEGDCCHLGNETQDKDPSGKPEIAKTRTKLPASQNHISSLTVFQKDGGKGFWNYRDRDEEVLEEPPGEDRNFSSNDMRTKWFLSTSRCQGLIPLQIHDTDLMDNEDTSDFTDQPICTDEMMDSGEMSSTVSQSLEKMKENYSLFYKIACDISISDTDITRNDGNLNAQPTSGPEEEAELVIRESIPAEPTYHPERMSEQEIGQSDMDENRVVINTQDEEETIAAKAVPSISGEDAEDEEFGDNLKHEIQANQGASESDSCAQKSEDHTQTQEEEDTKVDEETSAELKKPRSLCEDREESVQEQGSNFITTSSVYAGGRVIRGTSLGKTRVTVLRTSL, from the exons GATGGAGGACCAGGACAGAGTAAGCCAAGCATCCAGTGTGGCTACCATTTCCTATTTCCCTGTCAGAAAG GAGAGTGATGgcaaggtgcatacatttgggaaAAGATGCCAGGCTGCCAAGAGAGATCCCAACTGTCCTGTGGTCATCAGGGGATGGctaaataaaaaa GATAGCTCTGGTTTGAAGTTATGGAAGAGAAGGTGGTTTGTTCTCTCCAACTACTGTCTCTTTTACTATAAAG ACAGCAGAGAAGAATCTGTGCTGGGCAGCATCCCGCTCCCGAGCTACAAAATCCTCTTCTGCACACCGCGAGAATGCAAGAACAGAAAGTTCACCTTCAAG gTGGTGCACCAGGGGATGCGTTCGTATTTCTTCAGCGCTGACACACAGGAGGATATGTTGGGATGGGTCCGTGCCCTCAGTCAGTCTGCAGCCATGGAACCCAGCAGCTCCATGAACAG GCGTTGCTCGAGTTACCAGGACTTCACACAGATAGGTGGCAGCAGTGAATCAGTGGAGTTCCCCAGATCAACCTGCGATGGAGAAGACCCCGCCCACCAACCCAGACAGGTCACCAGGACCCTAAGTGAACCGAGCCACCTGACAGGTGGGAGGAAGGCATCACCCCACTTGGAGCACAGGGGGAGGCCGGGTGTTCGTCAGAGAAACAGCAG CCCTTCACCGCGCCCGCCGAGCACTCCCGATTTCAGCAGCAGAAGAGCTCGTGGTCCAAACCCGGATGGAGATTCTCCTCCCTACACAGCTGACAGTATGTCACCCAGACAGACTGAAATAAGAGGTCAGCTGTGGTCACGACCTCATACGCCAGTGGGACGAGTAGATATTcgaccccagaatgacctgcactCTGCACCTGCTTCACCTAAGCTGGAGTTCAAATCCCCTCCGAATACTCTAATCACAGAGAGGTGGCAAAACCCGAGCAAG cCTACTCCTACatatggttctgttcattacattCCAAGTGGGAGAAGACCAGTGGGAAAG CCCTCAAAGTCTGACCTTAAGGAAATCCCACCAATCAGGCCCCTTGAAAGTGATGCGGAT GCTGTGCTGACGCGGTTGTGTGGGTGTGACAAACTGCTGCAGTCTCTGTCTGTGGAACTGGCCCAGCTACAAATGGACAAG GACAGCGTCCAGTGTGCCTTAGAAGTATCCAGAGTACAACTAGAGGAGTGGAAGAGCCAAGGACCCCGGGCCCAGGAAGAAACACTGTCCCAGAAGGCTTTGCTTCAGGAAGAACTCGTCACAATCCGGGCTAGAATGTGTGACGTCTCGTTG GAAATGGAAAGAGTGTGGAGTCAGTATGAGAGAATGGAAAGTGAACTGTCTGTGATCCATTCACACCTTCAGCACATCTGTAACTTTGGAATGCCACAG GAACAGTCTCAGGCCCAGAGAGAGCTGTGGATGATGGAAGACATCCTGGCTGGACTAAAGGTCAACAGGGATCACTTCCGACTCTTGCTGGGGCTACAAAGACTCCACA TGTCCGCTGCAGTGATGACCACACATCCTGGAGCCACTGATTCTCCAACAGAGAGGCTGCAGACTGGATTCCAAAAA GATGAAAAACAAGAGCCACCAGCCCGCCCACCCTTACCCCAGGAGATCCGGGAATACAACCAGGACCAGGATGTGGATCATGGCTGGATGGACTCCCCATATGAG GGAATCTACAGCCGTTTTGTTGATCCAGTTCAGAGACGAGGAAAAATTCATCCTGACCTCCTTAAAGCTCCATATGATGCTCGTG AGCTTCCGCCAAGCTCAAAGTGGAGCATGCACGATACACCGTCCCAATCAACCAAG AAGATGAAGATGAGTGAAGAGGAGCAGATTGAGAGAATGAAGAGGAATCAGGAGAGACTGAGTAATAGAAAGAAGCCCCCCGTGCCCACTCCAGGTGCACAAATCCAGCAGAGTCACACCCGAGAGGCGCCGGAGGAG GCTCCCTTTCCTTTAAGGGTGACACGCGTCGTTACAGCTGTGCTGCCGTCTTCTCTCGTGGCCAGACGGGTTTCTGTTGAGGATCCCCCAGCCGAGATTGACACGCCACTGCTTGAGCAGATCCCACCCAAGTTCCAATTGAAACCGGCCGATCAGAGGAGAAAAATGTTGAACAAGCCGCCCAGGCAGCTGCTGTCAGATGGCGCTGATCAAAAGCTGCCCTCAGCAGAGACGCAGCCCATCAAAAAGGCAAGCAGACAGCAGCATCATAGAGTGCGCAGGTCGGACGCAAGCAGAGTCGAGCAAATCCGAACGCGGGACCGGCCAGGTGCAACAGGCCATGGAAACATAACCTCAGACGTCAGG AAACAAGCAGTGGATGGCTCTTCTGCCCTTTTGACCCCTGATGTGGCCCCTGACCTGCAGGTGACCCCTGAGCAGAGGGAGGCTAAGCTCAGACGAGTGGATCGTATCAGAGAGAGAGTGACACGAAG TGCAATCAGAGAGAGTGGGCAAGCACTTCATCAACTACCGGTAATGAAGGAGGGTCTAGAAGATTACCATTGGCCTCCAACACTGATCAATGACAAAACAAGAAAGCAAAGGACAACATcag attccaaaactcaggatGGCTGTAGAACCTGTGGTGATACCACTAGAAACCAACGATTTTATGAACCTGTAGAACTTCAGCTTTCTCTGGATGAAGATGAAGGAGACTGTTGTCATTTGGGGAATGAAACACAAGACAAAGATCCCAGTGGCAAACCGGAGATTGCCAAAACTAGAACAAAACTTCCAGCTTCACAGAATCATATCTCATCTCTGACTGTGTTCCAAAAAGATGGAGGTAAGGGATTTTGGAATTATAGAGACAGAGATGAAGAAGTGCTTGAAGAGCCTCCTGGTGAAGATAGAAATTTTTCATCCAATGACATGAGAACCAAGTGGTTCCTCTCCACCAGTCGTTGCCAAGGATTAATCCCATTGCAGATACATGACACAGACTTGATGGACAATGAGGACACATCAGACTTCACAGACCAGCCTATATGCACTGATGAAATGATGGATTCTGGTGAAATGTCATCCACAGTCAGTCAAAGCTTGGAGAAAATGAAAGAGAACTATTCACTCTTCTATAAGATCGCCTGTGACATCAGTATTTCAGACACAGACATAACGAGGAATGATGGGAATTTAAATGCCCAACCAACATCTGGtccagaagaagaagcagaactGGTGATCAGAGAATCCATACCAGCTGAACCAACATATCATCCTGAGAGAATGTCTGAGCAAGAGATCGGGCAATCGGACATGGATGAAAACAGAGTTGTGATTAATACACAGGACGAAGAAGAAACCATCGCGGCCAAAGCAGTGCCAAGCATCTCAGGTGAAGACGCTGAGGACGAAGAATTTGGGGACAACTTAAAGCATGAGATCCAGGCTAATCAAGGAGCTTCTGAGTCTGACAGCTGTGCACAGAAAAGTGAAGATCACACCCAGACGCAAGAGGAGGAAGACACAAAGGTAGACGAAGAGACATCGGCAGAGCTGAAGAAACCGAGGAGTTTATGTGAAGACAGGGAAGAATCAGTGCAAGAACAAGGCAGCAACTTCATCACTACCAGCTCGGTGTATGCAGGTGGACGCGTGATCCGGGGCACCTCCCTCGGAAAGACAAGAGTAACTGTATTGAGGACAAGTTTGTAG
- the si:ch211-234p6.5 gene encoding pleckstrin homology domain-containing family A member 7 isoform X2 yields MELEAASRRAQLVRMEDQDRVSQASSVATISYFPVRKESDGKVHTFGKRCQAAKRDPNCPVVIRGWLNKKDSSGLKLWKRRWFVLSNYCLFYYKDSREESVLGSIPLPSYKILFCTPRECKNRKFTFKVVHQGMRSYFFSADTQEDMLGWVRALSQSAAMEPSSSMNRRCSSYQDFTQIGGSSESVEFPRSTCDGEDPAHQPRQVTRTLSEPSHLTGGRKASPHLEHRGRPGVRQRNSSPSPRPPSTPDFSSRRARGPNPDGDSPPYTADSMSPRQTEIRGQLWSRPHTPVGRVDIRPQNDLHSAPASPKLEFKSPPNTLITERWQNPSKPTPTYGSVHYIPSGRRPVGKSFSTGAHADLLPPLPPSSRAVHAPHPSHLHHHHHLRSHLSVCLLPQAMPSKSDLKEIPPIRPLESDADAVLTRLCGCDKLLQSLSVELAQLQMDKDSVQCALEVSRVQLEEWKSQGPRAQEETLSQKALLQEELVTIRARMCDVSLEMERVWSQYERMESELSVIHSHLQHICNFGMPQEQSQAQRELWMMEDILAGLKVNRDHFRLLLGLQRLHMSAAVMTTHPGATDSPTERLQTGFQKDEKQEPPARPPLPQEIREYNQDQDVDHGWMDSPYEGIYSRFVDPVQRRGKIHPDLLKAPYDARELPPSSKWSMHDTPSQSTKMKMSEEEQIERMKRNQERLSNRKKPPVPTPGAQIQQSHTREAPEEAPFPLRVTRVVTAVLPSSLVARRVSVEDPPAEIDTPLLEQIPPKFQLKPADQRRKMLNKPPRQLLSDGADQKLPSAETQPIKKASRQQHHRVRRSDASRVEQIRTRDRPGATGHGNITSDVRKQAVDGSSALLTPDVAPDLQVTPEQREAKLRRVDRIRERVTRSAIRESGQALHQLPVMKEGLEDYHWPPTLINDKTRKQRTTSDSKTQDGCRTCGDTTRNQRFYEPVELQLSLDEDEGDCCHLGNETQDKDPSGKPEIAKTRTKLPASQNHISSLTVFQKDGGKGFWNYRDRDEEVLEEPPGEDRNFSSNDMRTKWFLSTSRCQGLIPLQIHDTDLMDNEDTSDFTDQPICTDEMMDSGEMSSTVSQSLEKMKENYSLFYKIACDISISDTDITRNDGNLNAQPTSGPEEEAELVIRESIPAEPTYHPERMSEQEIGQSDMDENRVVINTQDEEETIAAKAVPSISGEDAEDEEFGDNLKHEIQANQGASESDSCAQKSEDHTQTQEEEDTKVDEETSAELKKPRSLCEDREESVQEQGSNFITTSSVYAGGRVIRGTSLGKTRVTVLRTSL; encoded by the exons GATGGAGGACCAGGACAGAGTAAGCCAAGCATCCAGTGTGGCTACCATTTCCTATTTCCCTGTCAGAAAG GAGAGTGATGgcaaggtgcatacatttgggaaAAGATGCCAGGCTGCCAAGAGAGATCCCAACTGTCCTGTGGTCATCAGGGGATGGctaaataaaaaa GATAGCTCTGGTTTGAAGTTATGGAAGAGAAGGTGGTTTGTTCTCTCCAACTACTGTCTCTTTTACTATAAAG ACAGCAGAGAAGAATCTGTGCTGGGCAGCATCCCGCTCCCGAGCTACAAAATCCTCTTCTGCACACCGCGAGAATGCAAGAACAGAAAGTTCACCTTCAAG gTGGTGCACCAGGGGATGCGTTCGTATTTCTTCAGCGCTGACACACAGGAGGATATGTTGGGATGGGTCCGTGCCCTCAGTCAGTCTGCAGCCATGGAACCCAGCAGCTCCATGAACAG GCGTTGCTCGAGTTACCAGGACTTCACACAGATAGGTGGCAGCAGTGAATCAGTGGAGTTCCCCAGATCAACCTGCGATGGAGAAGACCCCGCCCACCAACCCAGACAGGTCACCAGGACCCTAAGTGAACCGAGCCACCTGACAGGTGGGAGGAAGGCATCACCCCACTTGGAGCACAGGGGGAGGCCGGGTGTTCGTCAGAGAAACAGCAG CCCTTCACCGCGCCCGCCGAGCACTCCCGATTTCAGCAGCAGAAGAGCTCGTGGTCCAAACCCGGATGGAGATTCTCCTCCCTACACAGCTGACAGTATGTCACCCAGACAGACTGAAATAAGAGGTCAGCTGTGGTCACGACCTCATACGCCAGTGGGACGAGTAGATATTcgaccccagaatgacctgcactCTGCACCTGCTTCACCTAAGCTGGAGTTCAAATCCCCTCCGAATACTCTAATCACAGAGAGGTGGCAAAACCCGAGCAAG cCTACTCCTACatatggttctgttcattacattCCAAGTGGGAGAAGACCAGTGGGAAAG AGCTTCTCCACGGGGGCGCATGCAGATCTCCTGCCTCCTTTGCCCCCTTCATCAAGAGCCGTACATGCACCCCACCCCTcacacctccaccaccaccatcatctccGCAGCCATTTATCTGTTTGTTTGCTACCACAAGCTATG CCCTCAAAGTCTGACCTTAAGGAAATCCCACCAATCAGGCCCCTTGAAAGTGATGCGGAT GCTGTGCTGACGCGGTTGTGTGGGTGTGACAAACTGCTGCAGTCTCTGTCTGTGGAACTGGCCCAGCTACAAATGGACAAG GACAGCGTCCAGTGTGCCTTAGAAGTATCCAGAGTACAACTAGAGGAGTGGAAGAGCCAAGGACCCCGGGCCCAGGAAGAAACACTGTCCCAGAAGGCTTTGCTTCAGGAAGAACTCGTCACAATCCGGGCTAGAATGTGTGACGTCTCGTTG GAAATGGAAAGAGTGTGGAGTCAGTATGAGAGAATGGAAAGTGAACTGTCTGTGATCCATTCACACCTTCAGCACATCTGTAACTTTGGAATGCCACAG GAACAGTCTCAGGCCCAGAGAGAGCTGTGGATGATGGAAGACATCCTGGCTGGACTAAAGGTCAACAGGGATCACTTCCGACTCTTGCTGGGGCTACAAAGACTCCACA TGTCCGCTGCAGTGATGACCACACATCCTGGAGCCACTGATTCTCCAACAGAGAGGCTGCAGACTGGATTCCAAAAA GATGAAAAACAAGAGCCACCAGCCCGCCCACCCTTACCCCAGGAGATCCGGGAATACAACCAGGACCAGGATGTGGATCATGGCTGGATGGACTCCCCATATGAG GGAATCTACAGCCGTTTTGTTGATCCAGTTCAGAGACGAGGAAAAATTCATCCTGACCTCCTTAAAGCTCCATATGATGCTCGTG AGCTTCCGCCAAGCTCAAAGTGGAGCATGCACGATACACCGTCCCAATCAACCAAG ATGAAGATGAGTGAAGAGGAGCAGATTGAGAGAATGAAGAGGAATCAGGAGAGACTGAGTAATAGAAAGAAGCCCCCCGTGCCCACTCCAGGTGCACAAATCCAGCAGAGTCACACCCGAGAGGCGCCGGAGGAG GCTCCCTTTCCTTTAAGGGTGACACGCGTCGTTACAGCTGTGCTGCCGTCTTCTCTCGTGGCCAGACGGGTTTCTGTTGAGGATCCCCCAGCCGAGATTGACACGCCACTGCTTGAGCAGATCCCACCCAAGTTCCAATTGAAACCGGCCGATCAGAGGAGAAAAATGTTGAACAAGCCGCCCAGGCAGCTGCTGTCAGATGGCGCTGATCAAAAGCTGCCCTCAGCAGAGACGCAGCCCATCAAAAAGGCAAGCAGACAGCAGCATCATAGAGTGCGCAGGTCGGACGCAAGCAGAGTCGAGCAAATCCGAACGCGGGACCGGCCAGGTGCAACAGGCCATGGAAACATAACCTCAGACGTCAGG AAACAAGCAGTGGATGGCTCTTCTGCCCTTTTGACCCCTGATGTGGCCCCTGACCTGCAGGTGACCCCTGAGCAGAGGGAGGCTAAGCTCAGACGAGTGGATCGTATCAGAGAGAGAGTGACACGAAG TGCAATCAGAGAGAGTGGGCAAGCACTTCATCAACTACCGGTAATGAAGGAGGGTCTAGAAGATTACCATTGGCCTCCAACACTGATCAATGACAAAACAAGAAAGCAAAGGACAACATcag attccaaaactcaggatGGCTGTAGAACCTGTGGTGATACCACTAGAAACCAACGATTTTATGAACCTGTAGAACTTCAGCTTTCTCTGGATGAAGATGAAGGAGACTGTTGTCATTTGGGGAATGAAACACAAGACAAAGATCCCAGTGGCAAACCGGAGATTGCCAAAACTAGAACAAAACTTCCAGCTTCACAGAATCATATCTCATCTCTGACTGTGTTCCAAAAAGATGGAGGTAAGGGATTTTGGAATTATAGAGACAGAGATGAAGAAGTGCTTGAAGAGCCTCCTGGTGAAGATAGAAATTTTTCATCCAATGACATGAGAACCAAGTGGTTCCTCTCCACCAGTCGTTGCCAAGGATTAATCCCATTGCAGATACATGACACAGACTTGATGGACAATGAGGACACATCAGACTTCACAGACCAGCCTATATGCACTGATGAAATGATGGATTCTGGTGAAATGTCATCCACAGTCAGTCAAAGCTTGGAGAAAATGAAAGAGAACTATTCACTCTTCTATAAGATCGCCTGTGACATCAGTATTTCAGACACAGACATAACGAGGAATGATGGGAATTTAAATGCCCAACCAACATCTGGtccagaagaagaagcagaactGGTGATCAGAGAATCCATACCAGCTGAACCAACATATCATCCTGAGAGAATGTCTGAGCAAGAGATCGGGCAATCGGACATGGATGAAAACAGAGTTGTGATTAATACACAGGACGAAGAAGAAACCATCGCGGCCAAAGCAGTGCCAAGCATCTCAGGTGAAGACGCTGAGGACGAAGAATTTGGGGACAACTTAAAGCATGAGATCCAGGCTAATCAAGGAGCTTCTGAGTCTGACAGCTGTGCACAGAAAAGTGAAGATCACACCCAGACGCAAGAGGAGGAAGACACAAAGGTAGACGAAGAGACATCGGCAGAGCTGAAGAAACCGAGGAGTTTATGTGAAGACAGGGAAGAATCAGTGCAAGAACAAGGCAGCAACTTCATCACTACCAGCTCGGTGTATGCAGGTGGACGCGTGATCCGGGGCACCTCCCTCGGAAAGACAAGAGTAACTGTATTGAGGACAAGTTTGTAG